The Thermodesulfobacteriota bacterium region AACGCGAGGGGGTGGAGATTGTGGTTGCGGATACAGGTTCGGGCATCTCTCCTGAGAACATGGAAAAAATGTTCGACCCGTTTTTCACCACGAAGCCCGTTGGAAAAGGAACCGGATTGGGACTTTCCATCTCCTACAGCATTATCAGGCGTTTGGGAGGAGACATTTCAGTGCAGAGTGAGATAGGGAAGGGCACCCAATTCAATCTCTTCCTCCCTTTCATGCCGCCTGCCGACGTTCAGGAAAATTTGGATGATGTTTTTATAAATCCTCACTCTTCTGCCTAGAAAGGAGAAACCGAAAATGAAAATACCCAGAATTCTCCTGGTTGATGATGAGGTGGCATTTGCCAACAACGTCCTGAAGCTTCTATCTAAAAGAGGGTATGATGTCATTGCTGTAAATGACGGAGAAAGTGCTATCCGTACCCTCGGGGAAAAAGAGTTCGACGTTGTAATCCTTGACATGAAGATGCCGGGGATGGATGGTATTGCCACACTGAAAGAAATTAAGGAAAAAGAACCTCTTGTAGAAGTGGTAATACTTACAGGACATGGGACTGTTGAATCGGGGATTGAAGGGATGCAATTAGGGGCTTTTGATTTTGTGATGAAACCAGCCAATATTGCCGATCTCCATGAAAAGGTCTGCCAGGCATACCAGAGAAAGTTGATCGAGGAAGAAAGAATCAAACAACAGGAATCAGGCAGGTGAACCGGTATGTCAAATTCAACGCGTGTTCTTCTGATTGATGATGAGAAGCTCTTTCTGGAGTCCTTAACCAAGGTCCTGCGAAAAAGA contains the following coding sequences:
- a CDS encoding response regulator, which codes for MKIPRILLVDDEVAFANNVLKLLSKRGYDVIAVNDGESAIRTLGEKEFDVVILDMKMPGMDGIATLKEIKEKEPLVEVVILTGHGTVESGIEGMQLGAFDFVMKPANIADLHEKVCQAYQRKLIEEERIKQQESGR